From a single Lolium rigidum isolate FL_2022 chromosome 7, APGP_CSIRO_Lrig_0.1, whole genome shotgun sequence genomic region:
- the LOC124673196 gene encoding sex determination protein tasselseed-2-like, with amino-acid sequence MTATNNSNAVAAAGAVPRQQQHRRLEGKVAIVTGGARGIGEAIVRAFVRHGARVVVADIEDAAGEALAAALGLGGACCSYVHCDVSQEADVERAVGCCVERYGRLDVFCNNAGVLDRQHPPAADGAKSGGIASLDAAEFDRVLRVNTLGAALGMKHAARAMLQQRGGSGAGGSIVSVASVAGVMGGMGPHAYTASKHALVGLTKNAACELGEHGIRVNCVSPFGVATPMLVNSWRHRWHDGDAGEDGSAQPPSEEDVEKTEEMLRGMATLKGATLRAGDIADAALFLASDESKYISGHNLVVDGGATTSRNVVGL; translated from the coding sequence ATGACCGCCACGAACAACAGCAATGCCGTCGCCGCGGCGGGCGCCGTGCCtaggcagcagcagcaccggaGGCTGGAGGGGAAGGTGGCCATCGTGACTGGCGGCGCGCGCGGGATCGGGGAGGCGATCGTGCGCGCGTTCGTCCGGCACGGCGCGCGCGTGGTGGTCGCGGACATCGAAGACGCGGCCGGCGAGGCCCTGGCGGCCGCGCTGGGCCTGGGCGGCGCCTGCTGCAGCTACGTGCACTGCGACGTGTCCCAGGAGGCCGACGTGGAGCGCGCCGTCGGGTGCTGCGTCGAGCGGTACGGGCGGCTCGACGTGTTCTGCAACAACGCTGGCGTGCTGGACCGCCAGCACCCGCCAGCCGCCGATGGCGCCAAGAGCGGCGGCATCGCGTCGCTTGACGCCGCGGAGTTCGACCGCGTGCTGCGCGTGAACACGCTGGGCGCGGCGCTCGGCATGAAACACGCCGCGCGGGCCATGCTGCAGcagcgcggcggcagcggcgccggGGGGAGCATCGTGTCGGTGGCGAGCGTCGCCGGCGTGATGGGCGGGATGGGCCCGCACGCGTACACGGCCTCCAAGCACGCGCTGGTGGGGCTCACCAAGAACGCCGCCTGCGAGCTCGGGGAGCACGGCATCCGCGTGAACTGCGTGTCCCCCTTCGGGGTGGCCACGCCGATGCTCGTCAACTCGTGGCGCCACCGTTGGCACGACGGAGACGCCGGCGAGGACGGGAGCGCGCAGCCGCCGAGCGAGGAGGATGTGGAGAAGACGGAGGAGATGCTGCGTGGGATGGCGACGCTCAAGGGCGCGACGCTGAGAGCCGGGGACATCGCGGATGCGGCGCTGTTCCTGGCCAGCGACGAGTCCAAGTACATCTCCGGGCACAATctcgtcgtcgacggcggcgcCACAACCTCCCGGAACGTCGTCGGACTGTGA